One part of the Drosophila teissieri strain GT53w chromosome 3R, Prin_Dtei_1.1, whole genome shotgun sequence genome encodes these proteins:
- the LOC122620441 gene encoding glutamate-gated chloride channel isoform X8 yields MGSGHYFWAILYFASLCSASLANNAKINFREKEKKVLDQILGAGKYDARIRPSGINGTDGPAIVRINLFVRSIMTISDIKMEYSVQLTFREQWTDERLKFDDIQGRLKYLTLTEANRVWMPDLFFSNEKEGHFHNIIMPNVYIRIFPNGSVLYSIRISLTLACPMNLKLYPLDRQICSLRMASYGWTTNDLVFLWKEGDPVQVVKNLHLPRFTLEKFLTDYCNSKTNTGEYSCLKVDLLFKREFSYYLIQIYIPCCMLVIVSWVSFWLDQGAVPARVSLGVTTLLTMATQTSGINASLPPVSYTKAIDVWTGVCLTFVFGALLEFALVNYASRSDMHKENMKKKRRDLEQASLDAASDLLDTDSNATFAMKPLVRHPGDPLALEKRLQCEVHMQAPKRPNCCKTWLSKFPTRQCSRSKRIDVISRITFPLVFALFNLVYWSTYLFREEEDETF; encoded by the exons ATGGGCAGCGGACACTATTTCTGGGCGATCTTATACTTTGCCAGCCTGTGCAGTGCTTCACT AGCAAAtaatgccaaaataaatttccgagaaaaggagaaaaaagtCTTAGATCAAATTTTAGGTGCAGGCAAATACGACGCCCGAATACGACCATCTGGAATAAATGGCACAG ATGGTCCCGCCATAGTCAGAATCAATCTATTCGTTCGCAGTATTATGACGATTAGTGATATTAAAATG GAGTACAGTGTGCAGTTAACCTTCCGTGAGCAGTGGACGGATGAACGCCTCAAGTTCGACGACATCCAGG GTCGCCTAAAATATCTGACCCTGACGGAGGCCAACCGCGTGTGGATGCCCGATCTTTTCTTCTCGAACGAGAAGGAGGGACACTTTCACAACATCATCATGCCCAATGTGTATATTCGCATCTTCCCCAACGGCTCTGTGCTATATAGTATACGTATCTCGTTGACATTGGCCTGTCCAATGAACTTGAAGCTGTATCCGCTGGACAGACAGATCTGCTCACTACGGATGGCCAGCT atgGCTGGACCACCAACGACTTGGTCTTCCTGTGGAAGGAGGGCGATCCCGTGCAGGTGGTGAAGAACTTACACCTACCTCGCTTCACACTGGAGAAGTTTCTGACTGATTACTGCAACAGTAAAACCAACACCG GTGAATACAGTTGCCTCAAAGTCGATCTACTATTCAAGCGAGAATTCTCATATtacttaatacaaatttatatacCATGCTGTATGTTGGTCATTGTATCATGGGTATCATTCTGGCTGGATCAAGGAGCAGTGCCGGCGCGTGTTTCACTGG GTGTCACCACCCTGCTGACCATGGCCACCCAGACGTCGGGCATAAACGCCTCCCTGCCGCCCGTTTCCTATACGAAGGCCATCGATGTGTGGACAGGCGTGTGTCTGACGTTCGTGTTCGGGGCCCTGCTCGAGTTCGCCCTGGTGAACTATGCATCCCGATCAG ACATGCATAAGGAGAATATGAAAAAGAAGCGCCGCGATCTGGAGCAGGCCAGTTTAGATGCCGCTTCAGATCTGCTAGATACAGATAGCAATGCAACGTTCGCAATG AAACCGCTAGTACGCCATCCAGGCGATCCGCTGGCCCTGGAAAAGCGGCTCCAGTGCGAGGTGCACATGCAGGCCCCGAAGCGACCCAACTGCTGCAAGACCTGGCTGTCCAAGTTCCCCACAAG ACAATGTTCTAGATCCAAGAGAATCGATGTTATATCGCGGATCACCTTCCCGCTGGTCTTCGCCCTGTTCAACCTGGTCTACTGGAGCACATATCTCTTcagggaggaggaggatga GACCTTCTAA
- the LOC122620441 gene encoding glutamate-gated chloride channel isoform X3 has product MGSGHYFWAILYFASLCSASLANNAKINFREKEKKVLDQILGAGKYDARIRPSGINGTDGPAIVRINLFVRSIMTISDIKMEYSVQLTFREQWTDERLKFDDIQGRLKYLTLTEANRVWMPDLFFSNEKEGHFHNIIMPNVYIRIFPNGSVLYSIRISLTLACPMNLKLYPLDRQICSLRMASYGWTTNDLVFLWKEGDPVQVVKNLHLPRFTLEKFLTDYCNSKTNTGEYSCLKVDLLFKREFSYYLIQIYIPCCMLVIVSWVSFWLDQGAVPARVSLGVTTLLTMATQTSGINASLPPVSYTKAIDVWTGVCLTFVFGALLEFALVNYASRSGSNKANMHKENMKKKRRDLEQASLDAASDLLDTDSNATFAMKPLVRHPGDPLALEKRLQCEVHMQAPKRPNCCKTWLSKFPTRQCSRSKRIDVISRITFPLVFALFNLVYWSTYLFREEEDE; this is encoded by the exons ATGGGCAGCGGACACTATTTCTGGGCGATCTTATACTTTGCCAGCCTGTGCAGTGCTTCACT AGCAAAtaatgccaaaataaatttccgagaaaaggagaaaaaagtCTTAGATCAAATTTTAGGTGCAGGCAAATACGACGCCCGAATACGACCATCTGGAATAAATGGCACAG ATGGTCCCGCCATAGTCAGAATCAATCTATTCGTTCGCAGTATTATGACGATTAGTGATATTAAAATG GAGTACAGTGTGCAGTTAACCTTCCGTGAGCAGTGGACGGATGAACGCCTCAAGTTCGACGACATCCAGG GTCGCCTAAAATATCTGACCCTGACGGAGGCCAACCGCGTGTGGATGCCCGATCTTTTCTTCTCGAACGAGAAGGAGGGACACTTTCACAACATCATCATGCCCAATGTGTATATTCGCATCTTCCCCAACGGCTCTGTGCTATATAGTATACGTATCTCGTTGACATTGGCCTGTCCAATGAACTTGAAGCTGTATCCGCTGGACAGACAGATCTGCTCACTACGGATGGCCAGCT atgGCTGGACCACCAACGACTTGGTCTTCCTGTGGAAGGAGGGCGATCCCGTGCAGGTGGTGAAGAACTTACACCTACCTCGCTTCACACTGGAGAAGTTTCTGACTGATTACTGCAACAGTAAAACCAACACCG GTGAATACAGTTGCCTCAAAGTCGATCTACTATTCAAGCGAGAATTCTCATATtacttaatacaaatttatatacCATGCTGTATGTTGGTCATTGTATCATGGGTATCATTCTGGCTGGATCAAGGAGCAGTGCCGGCGCGTGTTTCACTGG GTGTCACCACCCTGCTGACCATGGCCACCCAGACGTCGGGCATAAACGCCTCCCTGCCGCCCGTTTCCTATACGAAGGCCATCGATGTGTGGACAGGCGTGTGTCTGACGTTCGTGTTCGGGGCCCTGCTCGAGTTCGCCCTGGTGAACTATGCATCCCGATCAGGTTCGAATAAAGCTA ACATGCATAAGGAGAATATGAAAAAGAAGCGCCGCGATCTGGAGCAGGCCAGTTTAGATGCCGCTTCAGATCTGCTAGATACAGATAGCAATGCAACGTTCGCAATG AAACCGCTAGTACGCCATCCAGGCGATCCGCTGGCCCTGGAAAAGCGGCTCCAGTGCGAGGTGCACATGCAGGCCCCGAAGCGACCCAACTGCTGCAAGACCTGGCTGTCCAAGTTCCCCACAAG ACAATGTTCTAGATCCAAGAGAATCGATGTTATATCGCGGATCACCTTCCCGCTGGTCTTCGCCCTGTTCAACCTGGTCTACTGGAGCACATATCTCTTcagggaggaggaggatgagtaA
- the LOC122620441 gene encoding glutamate-gated chloride channel isoform X16, protein MGSGHYFWAILYFASLCSASLANNAKINFREKEKKVLDQILGAGKYDARIRPSGINGTATYVTVNMFLRSISKIDDYKMEYSVQLTFREQWTDERLKFDDIQGRLKYLTLTEANRVWMPDLFFSNEKEGHFHNIIMPNVYIRIFPNGSVLYSIRISLTLACPMNLKLYPLDRQICSLRMASYGWTTNDLVFLWKEGDPVQVVKNLHLPRFTLEKFLTDYCNSKTNTGEYSCLKVDLLFKREFSYYLIQIYIPCCMLVIVSWVSFWLDQGAVPARVSLGVTTLLTMATQTSGINASLPPVSYTKAIDVWTGVCLTFVFGALLEFALVNYASRSDMHKENMKKKRRDLEQASLDAASDLLDTDSNATFAMKPLVRHPGDPLALEKRLQCEVHMQAPKRPNCCKTWLSKFPTRSKRIDVISRITFPLVFALFNLVYWSTYLFREEEDE, encoded by the exons ATGGGCAGCGGACACTATTTCTGGGCGATCTTATACTTTGCCAGCCTGTGCAGTGCTTCACT AGCAAAtaatgccaaaataaatttccgagaaaaggagaaaaaagtCTTAGATCAAATTTTAGGTGCAGGCAAATACGACGCCCGAATACGACCATCTGGAATAAATGGCACAG CCACCTATGTAACTGTGAACATGTTCCTGCGCTCCATATCGAAAATCGACGACTACAAAATG GAGTACAGTGTGCAGTTAACCTTCCGTGAGCAGTGGACGGATGAACGCCTCAAGTTCGACGACATCCAGG GTCGCCTAAAATATCTGACCCTGACGGAGGCCAACCGCGTGTGGATGCCCGATCTTTTCTTCTCGAACGAGAAGGAGGGACACTTTCACAACATCATCATGCCCAATGTGTATATTCGCATCTTCCCCAACGGCTCTGTGCTATATAGTATACGTATCTCGTTGACATTGGCCTGTCCAATGAACTTGAAGCTGTATCCGCTGGACAGACAGATCTGCTCACTACGGATGGCCAGCT atgGCTGGACCACCAACGACTTGGTCTTCCTGTGGAAGGAGGGCGATCCCGTGCAGGTGGTGAAGAACTTACACCTACCTCGCTTCACACTGGAGAAGTTTCTGACTGATTACTGCAACAGTAAAACCAACACCG GTGAATACAGTTGCCTCAAAGTCGATCTACTATTCAAGCGAGAATTCTCATATtacttaatacaaatttatatacCATGCTGTATGTTGGTCATTGTATCATGGGTATCATTCTGGCTGGATCAAGGAGCAGTGCCGGCGCGTGTTTCACTGG GTGTCACCACCCTGCTGACCATGGCCACCCAGACGTCGGGCATAAACGCCTCCCTGCCGCCCGTTTCCTATACGAAGGCCATCGATGTGTGGACAGGCGTGTGTCTGACGTTCGTGTTCGGGGCCCTGCTCGAGTTCGCCCTGGTGAACTATGCATCCCGATCAG ACATGCATAAGGAGAATATGAAAAAGAAGCGCCGCGATCTGGAGCAGGCCAGTTTAGATGCCGCTTCAGATCTGCTAGATACAGATAGCAATGCAACGTTCGCAATG AAACCGCTAGTACGCCATCCAGGCGATCCGCTGGCCCTGGAAAAGCGGCTCCAGTGCGAGGTGCACATGCAGGCCCCGAAGCGACCCAACTGCTGCAAGACCTGGCTGTCCAAGTTCCCCACAAG ATCCAAGAGAATCGATGTTATATCGCGGATCACCTTCCCGCTGGTCTTCGCCCTGTTCAACCTGGTCTACTGGAGCACATATCTCTTcagggaggaggaggatgagtaA
- the LOC122620441 gene encoding glutamate-gated chloride channel isoform X6 — protein MGSGHYFWAILYFASLCSASLANNAKINFREKEKKVLDQILGAGKYDARIRPSGINGTATYVTVNMFLRSISKIDDYKMEYSVQLTFREQWTDERLKFDDIQGRLKYLTLTEANRVWMPDLFFSNEKEGHFHNIIMPNVYIRIFPNGSVLYSIRISLTLACPMNLKLYPLDRQICSLRMASYGWTTNDLVFLWKEGDPVQVVKNLHLPRFTLEKFLTDYCNSKTNTGEYSCLKVDLLFKREFSYYLIQIYIPCCMLVIVSWVSFWLDQGAVPARVSLGVTTLLTMATQTSGINASLPPVSYTKAIDVWTGVCLTFVFGALLEFALVNYASRSGSNKANMHKENMKKKRRDLEQASLDAASDLLDTDSNATFAMKPLVRHPGDPLALEKRLQCEVHMQAPKRPNCCKTWLSKFPTRQCSRSKRIDVISRITFPLVFALFNLVYWSTYLFREEEDE, from the exons ATGGGCAGCGGACACTATTTCTGGGCGATCTTATACTTTGCCAGCCTGTGCAGTGCTTCACT AGCAAAtaatgccaaaataaatttccgagaaaaggagaaaaaagtCTTAGATCAAATTTTAGGTGCAGGCAAATACGACGCCCGAATACGACCATCTGGAATAAATGGCACAG CCACCTATGTAACTGTGAACATGTTCCTGCGCTCCATATCGAAAATCGACGACTACAAAATG GAGTACAGTGTGCAGTTAACCTTCCGTGAGCAGTGGACGGATGAACGCCTCAAGTTCGACGACATCCAGG GTCGCCTAAAATATCTGACCCTGACGGAGGCCAACCGCGTGTGGATGCCCGATCTTTTCTTCTCGAACGAGAAGGAGGGACACTTTCACAACATCATCATGCCCAATGTGTATATTCGCATCTTCCCCAACGGCTCTGTGCTATATAGTATACGTATCTCGTTGACATTGGCCTGTCCAATGAACTTGAAGCTGTATCCGCTGGACAGACAGATCTGCTCACTACGGATGGCCAGCT atgGCTGGACCACCAACGACTTGGTCTTCCTGTGGAAGGAGGGCGATCCCGTGCAGGTGGTGAAGAACTTACACCTACCTCGCTTCACACTGGAGAAGTTTCTGACTGATTACTGCAACAGTAAAACCAACACCG GTGAATACAGTTGCCTCAAAGTCGATCTACTATTCAAGCGAGAATTCTCATATtacttaatacaaatttatatacCATGCTGTATGTTGGTCATTGTATCATGGGTATCATTCTGGCTGGATCAAGGAGCAGTGCCGGCGCGTGTTTCACTGG GTGTCACCACCCTGCTGACCATGGCCACCCAGACGTCGGGCATAAACGCCTCCCTGCCGCCCGTTTCCTATACGAAGGCCATCGATGTGTGGACAGGCGTGTGTCTGACGTTCGTGTTCGGGGCCCTGCTCGAGTTCGCCCTGGTGAACTATGCATCCCGATCAGGTTCGAATAAAGCTA ACATGCATAAGGAGAATATGAAAAAGAAGCGCCGCGATCTGGAGCAGGCCAGTTTAGATGCCGCTTCAGATCTGCTAGATACAGATAGCAATGCAACGTTCGCAATG AAACCGCTAGTACGCCATCCAGGCGATCCGCTGGCCCTGGAAAAGCGGCTCCAGTGCGAGGTGCACATGCAGGCCCCGAAGCGACCCAACTGCTGCAAGACCTGGCTGTCCAAGTTCCCCACAAG ACAATGTTCTAGATCCAAGAGAATCGATGTTATATCGCGGATCACCTTCCCGCTGGTCTTCGCCCTGTTCAACCTGGTCTACTGGAGCACATATCTCTTcagggaggaggaggatgagtaA
- the LOC122620441 gene encoding glutamate-gated chloride channel isoform X14 — protein MGSGHYFWAILYFASLCSASLANNAKINFREKEKKVLDQILGAGKYDARIRPSGINGTDGPAIVRINLFVRSIMTISDIKMEYSVQLTFREQWTDERLKFDDIQGRLKYLTLTEANRVWMPDLFFSNEKEGHFHNIIMPNVYIRIFPNGSVLYSIRISLTLACPMNLKLYPLDRQICSLRMASYGWTTNDLVFLWKEGDPVQVVKNLHLPRFTLEKFLTDYCNSKTNTGEYSCLKVDLLFKREFSYYLIQIYIPCCMLVIVSWVSFWLDQGAVPARVSLGVTTLLTMATQTSGINASLPPVSYTKAIDVWTGVCLTFVFGALLEFALVNYASRSDMHKENMKKKRRDLEQASLDAASDLLDTDSNATFAMKPLVRHPGDPLALEKRLQCEVHMQAPKRPNCCKTWLSKFPTRSKRIDVISRITFPLVFALFNLVYWSTYLFREEEDE, from the exons ATGGGCAGCGGACACTATTTCTGGGCGATCTTATACTTTGCCAGCCTGTGCAGTGCTTCACT AGCAAAtaatgccaaaataaatttccgagaaaaggagaaaaaagtCTTAGATCAAATTTTAGGTGCAGGCAAATACGACGCCCGAATACGACCATCTGGAATAAATGGCACAG ATGGTCCCGCCATAGTCAGAATCAATCTATTCGTTCGCAGTATTATGACGATTAGTGATATTAAAATG GAGTACAGTGTGCAGTTAACCTTCCGTGAGCAGTGGACGGATGAACGCCTCAAGTTCGACGACATCCAGG GTCGCCTAAAATATCTGACCCTGACGGAGGCCAACCGCGTGTGGATGCCCGATCTTTTCTTCTCGAACGAGAAGGAGGGACACTTTCACAACATCATCATGCCCAATGTGTATATTCGCATCTTCCCCAACGGCTCTGTGCTATATAGTATACGTATCTCGTTGACATTGGCCTGTCCAATGAACTTGAAGCTGTATCCGCTGGACAGACAGATCTGCTCACTACGGATGGCCAGCT atgGCTGGACCACCAACGACTTGGTCTTCCTGTGGAAGGAGGGCGATCCCGTGCAGGTGGTGAAGAACTTACACCTACCTCGCTTCACACTGGAGAAGTTTCTGACTGATTACTGCAACAGTAAAACCAACACCG GTGAATACAGTTGCCTCAAAGTCGATCTACTATTCAAGCGAGAATTCTCATATtacttaatacaaatttatatacCATGCTGTATGTTGGTCATTGTATCATGGGTATCATTCTGGCTGGATCAAGGAGCAGTGCCGGCGCGTGTTTCACTGG GTGTCACCACCCTGCTGACCATGGCCACCCAGACGTCGGGCATAAACGCCTCCCTGCCGCCCGTTTCCTATACGAAGGCCATCGATGTGTGGACAGGCGTGTGTCTGACGTTCGTGTTCGGGGCCCTGCTCGAGTTCGCCCTGGTGAACTATGCATCCCGATCAG ACATGCATAAGGAGAATATGAAAAAGAAGCGCCGCGATCTGGAGCAGGCCAGTTTAGATGCCGCTTCAGATCTGCTAGATACAGATAGCAATGCAACGTTCGCAATG AAACCGCTAGTACGCCATCCAGGCGATCCGCTGGCCCTGGAAAAGCGGCTCCAGTGCGAGGTGCACATGCAGGCCCCGAAGCGACCCAACTGCTGCAAGACCTGGCTGTCCAAGTTCCCCACAAG ATCCAAGAGAATCGATGTTATATCGCGGATCACCTTCCCGCTGGTCTTCGCCCTGTTCAACCTGGTCTACTGGAGCACATATCTCTTcagggaggaggaggatgagtaA
- the LOC122620441 gene encoding glutamate-gated chloride channel isoform X7 — MGSGHYFWAILYFASLCSASLANNAKINFREKEKKVLDQILGAGKYDARIRPSGINGTDGPAIVRINLFVRSIMTISDIKMEYSVQLTFREQWTDERLKFDDIQGRLKYLTLTEANRVWMPDLFFSNEKEGHFHNIIMPNVYIRIFPNGSVLYSIRISLTLACPMNLKLYPLDRQICSLRMASYGWTTNDLVFLWKEGDPVQVVKNLHLPRFTLEKFLTDYCNSKTNTGEYSCLKVDLLFKREFSYYLIQIYIPCCMLVIVSWVSFWLDQGAVPARVSLGVTTLLTMATQTSGINASLPPVSYTKAIDVWTGVCLTFVFGALLEFALVNYASRSGSNKANMHKENMKKKRRDLEQASLDAASDLLDTDSNATFAMKPLVRHPGDPLALEKRLQCEVHMQAPKRPNCCKTWLSKFPTRSKRIDVISRITFPLVFALFNLVYWSTYLFREEEDETF, encoded by the exons ATGGGCAGCGGACACTATTTCTGGGCGATCTTATACTTTGCCAGCCTGTGCAGTGCTTCACT AGCAAAtaatgccaaaataaatttccgagaaaaggagaaaaaagtCTTAGATCAAATTTTAGGTGCAGGCAAATACGACGCCCGAATACGACCATCTGGAATAAATGGCACAG ATGGTCCCGCCATAGTCAGAATCAATCTATTCGTTCGCAGTATTATGACGATTAGTGATATTAAAATG GAGTACAGTGTGCAGTTAACCTTCCGTGAGCAGTGGACGGATGAACGCCTCAAGTTCGACGACATCCAGG GTCGCCTAAAATATCTGACCCTGACGGAGGCCAACCGCGTGTGGATGCCCGATCTTTTCTTCTCGAACGAGAAGGAGGGACACTTTCACAACATCATCATGCCCAATGTGTATATTCGCATCTTCCCCAACGGCTCTGTGCTATATAGTATACGTATCTCGTTGACATTGGCCTGTCCAATGAACTTGAAGCTGTATCCGCTGGACAGACAGATCTGCTCACTACGGATGGCCAGCT atgGCTGGACCACCAACGACTTGGTCTTCCTGTGGAAGGAGGGCGATCCCGTGCAGGTGGTGAAGAACTTACACCTACCTCGCTTCACACTGGAGAAGTTTCTGACTGATTACTGCAACAGTAAAACCAACACCG GTGAATACAGTTGCCTCAAAGTCGATCTACTATTCAAGCGAGAATTCTCATATtacttaatacaaatttatatacCATGCTGTATGTTGGTCATTGTATCATGGGTATCATTCTGGCTGGATCAAGGAGCAGTGCCGGCGCGTGTTTCACTGG GTGTCACCACCCTGCTGACCATGGCCACCCAGACGTCGGGCATAAACGCCTCCCTGCCGCCCGTTTCCTATACGAAGGCCATCGATGTGTGGACAGGCGTGTGTCTGACGTTCGTGTTCGGGGCCCTGCTCGAGTTCGCCCTGGTGAACTATGCATCCCGATCAGGTTCGAATAAAGCTA ACATGCATAAGGAGAATATGAAAAAGAAGCGCCGCGATCTGGAGCAGGCCAGTTTAGATGCCGCTTCAGATCTGCTAGATACAGATAGCAATGCAACGTTCGCAATG AAACCGCTAGTACGCCATCCAGGCGATCCGCTGGCCCTGGAAAAGCGGCTCCAGTGCGAGGTGCACATGCAGGCCCCGAAGCGACCCAACTGCTGCAAGACCTGGCTGTCCAAGTTCCCCACAAG ATCCAAGAGAATCGATGTTATATCGCGGATCACCTTCCCGCTGGTCTTCGCCCTGTTCAACCTGGTCTACTGGAGCACATATCTCTTcagggaggaggaggatga GACCTTCTAA
- the LOC122620441 gene encoding glutamate-gated chloride channel isoform X2, translating into MGSGHYFWAILYFASLCSASLANNAKINFREKEKKVLDQILGAGKYDARIRPSGINGTDGPAVVRVNIFVRSISKIDDVTMEYSVQLTFREQWTDERLKFDDIQGRLKYLTLTEANRVWMPDLFFSNEKEGHFHNIIMPNVYIRIFPNGSVLYSIRISLTLACPMNLKLYPLDRQICSLRMASYGWTTNDLVFLWKEGDPVQVVKNLHLPRFTLEKFLTDYCNSKTNTGEYSCLKVDLLFKREFSYYLIQIYIPCCMLVIVSWVSFWLDQGAVPARVSLGVTTLLTMATQTSGINASLPPVSYTKAIDVWTGVCLTFVFGALLEFALVNYASRSGSNKANMHKENMKKKRRDLEQASLDAASDLLDTDSNATFAMKPLVRHPGDPLALEKRLQCEVHMQAPKRPNCCKTWLSKFPTRQCSRSKRIDVISRITFPLVFALFNLVYWSTYLFREEEDETF; encoded by the exons ATGGGCAGCGGACACTATTTCTGGGCGATCTTATACTTTGCCAGCCTGTGCAGTGCTTCACT AGCAAAtaatgccaaaataaatttccgagaaaaggagaaaaaagtCTTAGATCAAATTTTAGGTGCAGGCAAATACGACGCCCGAATACGACCATCTGGAATAAATGGCACAG ATGGTCCAGCTGTGGTGCGCGTCAACATATTCGTTAGGAGTATATCGAAAATCGATGATGTAACCATG GAGTACAGTGTGCAGTTAACCTTCCGTGAGCAGTGGACGGATGAACGCCTCAAGTTCGACGACATCCAGG GTCGCCTAAAATATCTGACCCTGACGGAGGCCAACCGCGTGTGGATGCCCGATCTTTTCTTCTCGAACGAGAAGGAGGGACACTTTCACAACATCATCATGCCCAATGTGTATATTCGCATCTTCCCCAACGGCTCTGTGCTATATAGTATACGTATCTCGTTGACATTGGCCTGTCCAATGAACTTGAAGCTGTATCCGCTGGACAGACAGATCTGCTCACTACGGATGGCCAGCT atgGCTGGACCACCAACGACTTGGTCTTCCTGTGGAAGGAGGGCGATCCCGTGCAGGTGGTGAAGAACTTACACCTACCTCGCTTCACACTGGAGAAGTTTCTGACTGATTACTGCAACAGTAAAACCAACACCG GTGAATACAGTTGCCTCAAAGTCGATCTACTATTCAAGCGAGAATTCTCATATtacttaatacaaatttatatacCATGCTGTATGTTGGTCATTGTATCATGGGTATCATTCTGGCTGGATCAAGGAGCAGTGCCGGCGCGTGTTTCACTGG GTGTCACCACCCTGCTGACCATGGCCACCCAGACGTCGGGCATAAACGCCTCCCTGCCGCCCGTTTCCTATACGAAGGCCATCGATGTGTGGACAGGCGTGTGTCTGACGTTCGTGTTCGGGGCCCTGCTCGAGTTCGCCCTGGTGAACTATGCATCCCGATCAGGTTCGAATAAAGCTA ACATGCATAAGGAGAATATGAAAAAGAAGCGCCGCGATCTGGAGCAGGCCAGTTTAGATGCCGCTTCAGATCTGCTAGATACAGATAGCAATGCAACGTTCGCAATG AAACCGCTAGTACGCCATCCAGGCGATCCGCTGGCCCTGGAAAAGCGGCTCCAGTGCGAGGTGCACATGCAGGCCCCGAAGCGACCCAACTGCTGCAAGACCTGGCTGTCCAAGTTCCCCACAAG ACAATGTTCTAGATCCAAGAGAATCGATGTTATATCGCGGATCACCTTCCCGCTGGTCTTCGCCCTGTTCAACCTGGTCTACTGGAGCACATATCTCTTcagggaggaggaggatga GACCTTCTAA